A single window of Meiothermus sp. DNA harbors:
- a CDS encoding rhomboid family intramembrane serine protease — translation MIPIRDSLLFHGPAPVTKAIILLCGLAFYFQFLEGFEDSFARYGFIPTLFFEDPLGQGYRLLSSMFVHGSLGHLLGNLWFLWVFGPSLEARLGSGRYVGLYLLSGIAAALVQAFLTPDPAVPMVGASGAISGVTGGYVLLFPRAYVLTWLFPFFWAWLPAVLYLGYWAALQLFNALLGMPGVAWWAHLGGFATGMLLAWRMQPRRNYRAAPFWEHWYYP, via the coding sequence ATGATTCCTATACGCGACTCGCTTTTGTTCCACGGGCCGGCTCCGGTTACCAAGGCCATTATTCTTCTCTGTGGTCTGGCCTTTTATTTTCAGTTTTTAGAGGGGTTTGAGGACAGCTTTGCCCGCTATGGCTTTATTCCGACCCTCTTCTTTGAAGACCCCCTAGGGCAGGGCTACCGGCTGCTGAGCAGCATGTTTGTGCATGGGTCGTTGGGGCACTTGCTGGGCAACCTGTGGTTTTTGTGGGTGTTTGGGCCATCTTTAGAAGCCCGCCTGGGTAGTGGGCGTTACGTGGGATTGTACCTGCTTTCAGGTATAGCAGCCGCCCTTGTCCAAGCCTTCCTCACCCCTGACCCCGCGGTGCCTATGGTGGGTGCTTCAGGGGCCATCTCGGGGGTCACCGGAGGGTATGTGCTCTTGTTCCCTAGGGCCTATGTACTGACCTGGCTCTTTCCGTTTTTCTGGGCCTGGCTACCGGCCGTGCTCTATTTGGGCTACTGGGCTGCCTTGCAGCTCTTCAACGCCCTCTTAGGCATGCCCGGGGTGGCCTGGTGGGCCCACCTGGGAGGTTTTGCGACCGGTATGCTGCTGGCTTGGCGGATGCAGCCGCGGCGAAACTACCGGGCTGCCCCCTTTTGGGAACACTGGTACTACCCCTAA
- a CDS encoding AAA family ATPase, with translation MNIERLILQGFKSFGERTSLEFGPGIYGIVGPNGSGKSNLVEALRWVVGARARELRGEEALSLLFHGSEGKAPLGFAEVGLELGGNGKRVSLSRRLERDGNSEVRLNGARSTLRQVEQALMGTGLSRTGYAIVGQGEVGQILQAGPEVLLSYLEEAAGLRAVTQASKTAHERLESATLELQARTQELSERKASVLEKAQQAETARKAATLAARSLVLRRSVLAARIREADQEVKTARHKAQALEQERSEASRRLHELEIEKSQALEALEAAQNAHSEALRQAEALSGEVRLVEQERASLEGLLRRLGQDLGESEARLTRLRALPEPVLPSEPEPNPEVVQGYQQRLQALQAQIQTEEHQLKAQQQAFERYLQAQATYEAQKLAYEQMRAQQAALEAEQARLEGELAHLQQQLTAAQARESELRARLNALVKQEGQIHSEARAALSEARRLEAMLRSGSDLAEGPKRAREAGIPGLIGVVADLLQVPTGLELAIEVAMGGRMQWVLTEHEQAAQAAVQYLKQQGGRATFLPRTLLRTVREGERDWSREPGVVGVARQLVQLPACPEALPTLLGQTLVVETLEAALNLVRKHPNPPRLVTLEGELLETSGAITGGRLQKGGQMLALRRRYQETQAEAARLEAEAQALAAQTEQLRVELAGLEVPDLLRRQTELGSELKAVQASLSRLSQSPAPQAPAPVAPPQPEGLQTLRNERETLNAQVAQAREAAAQWRRYREDLERYKQAQQEIEALEIRLHRLRTEQGELEHKLTALQARKAELEQARQSLNLRHLEGALQTARGRTRALSEEETRLIGRTNALLSDLEALHLIQARREATIETLQQELAELPPGPVEEGSSRSLARALSETEAALEALGPINHLAEQEYALLAEDIQKLEVALQEAEAVVRKLEAELQLVQSEYRERMHQVYDIFKEKFAHYASALLDAEVELARSNHGLELVLRPAGKRTVNLNLLSMGERTMGALAFLFALSEVGEGSGGLPIAVLDEVDAPLDEANIQRFCRFLRHFKGQTQFILVTHQKRTMEACDALYGVTTERGLSRVYSIKQAEVPA, from the coding sequence ATGAATATCGAACGACTGATCCTACAAGGTTTTAAATCGTTTGGCGAACGCACCAGCCTCGAGTTTGGCCCGGGCATCTACGGCATTGTGGGCCCCAACGGCTCCGGCAAGAGCAACCTGGTAGAGGCCCTGCGCTGGGTGGTAGGGGCCCGGGCGCGGGAGCTGCGGGGGGAGGAGGCCCTCTCGCTCTTGTTTCATGGCTCGGAGGGCAAAGCCCCCCTGGGGTTTGCCGAGGTAGGGCTAGAGCTGGGGGGCAATGGAAAGCGGGTGAGCCTGAGCCGTCGCCTCGAGCGCGACGGCAATAGCGAAGTACGGCTCAACGGTGCACGCAGCACCCTGCGGCAGGTCGAGCAAGCCCTGATGGGTACCGGGCTTTCCCGTACCGGCTATGCCATTGTGGGGCAGGGCGAGGTAGGGCAGATATTGCAGGCCGGGCCCGAGGTGCTGCTTTCGTACCTGGAGGAAGCAGCCGGTCTGCGGGCCGTCACCCAGGCCAGCAAGACCGCACACGAACGCCTCGAGAGCGCCACCCTCGAGCTGCAAGCCCGCACCCAGGAACTTTCTGAGCGCAAAGCCTCGGTGCTGGAGAAAGCCCAGCAGGCCGAGACCGCCCGCAAGGCGGCTACCCTGGCCGCCCGTAGCCTGGTGCTGCGCCGTAGCGTACTGGCAGCCCGCATTCGCGAAGCCGATCAGGAAGTCAAAACTGCCCGGCATAAGGCCCAGGCTCTGGAACAGGAGCGCAGCGAGGCCAGCCGGCGTTTGCATGAACTGGAGATCGAGAAAAGCCAGGCCCTGGAAGCCCTGGAAGCGGCCCAGAATGCCCATAGCGAAGCCCTTCGGCAGGCCGAGGCCCTGAGCGGTGAGGTGAGGCTAGTGGAGCAGGAGCGGGCCTCGCTCGAGGGGCTCTTGCGCCGTCTAGGCCAAGACTTGGGCGAAAGCGAGGCCCGCCTGACCCGGCTGCGCGCGCTGCCCGAGCCGGTGCTGCCCAGCGAGCCCGAACCCAACCCCGAGGTCGTCCAGGGCTACCAGCAACGCTTGCAGGCACTACAAGCCCAGATTCAGACCGAGGAACACCAGCTCAAGGCCCAGCAGCAAGCCTTCGAGCGCTATCTGCAAGCCCAGGCTACTTACGAGGCCCAGAAACTGGCCTACGAGCAGATGCGGGCCCAACAAGCGGCCCTAGAGGCCGAGCAAGCCAGGCTCGAGGGGGAGCTAGCCCATCTACAGCAGCAGCTGACGGCGGCTCAGGCCCGCGAAAGCGAGCTGCGGGCCCGCCTGAATGCGCTGGTCAAGCAAGAAGGCCAGATTCACAGCGAAGCCCGCGCCGCCCTTTCCGAGGCCCGCCGTCTGGAGGCTATGCTGCGTTCCGGCTCCGACCTGGCCGAAGGCCCCAAGCGGGCCCGTGAGGCGGGTATTCCGGGCCTGATCGGGGTGGTAGCGGACTTGTTACAGGTGCCAACCGGTCTCGAGCTGGCCATTGAAGTGGCGATGGGTGGGCGGATGCAGTGGGTGCTGACCGAGCACGAGCAGGCTGCCCAGGCCGCCGTCCAATACCTCAAGCAGCAGGGGGGGCGGGCTACTTTTCTGCCGCGCACCCTATTGCGAACCGTTCGAGAAGGGGAACGTGACTGGAGCAGGGAACCGGGCGTGGTAGGGGTCGCGCGCCAACTGGTGCAACTACCGGCCTGTCCCGAGGCCCTACCCACCCTGCTGGGACAGACCCTGGTGGTAGAGACCCTCGAGGCCGCCCTGAACCTGGTGCGTAAGCACCCCAACCCTCCCCGCTTGGTGACCCTGGAAGGCGAGCTATTGGAAACCAGTGGAGCCATCACTGGGGGGCGGCTGCAAAAAGGAGGGCAGATGCTGGCCTTGCGTCGCCGCTACCAGGAGACCCAGGCCGAAGCAGCCCGGCTGGAAGCCGAAGCCCAGGCCTTGGCCGCCCAGACCGAACAGCTCCGGGTCGAGTTGGCAGGGCTGGAGGTTCCTGACCTCTTGCGCCGCCAGACCGAGCTTGGCTCCGAACTCAAAGCGGTGCAGGCTAGCCTATCCCGCCTTTCGCAAAGCCCTGCACCGCAAGCCCCGGCGCCGGTAGCCCCTCCCCAACCCGAAGGCCTGCAAACCCTGCGCAACGAGCGCGAGACCCTGAACGCCCAGGTAGCGCAGGCACGCGAGGCAGCGGCCCAGTGGCGGCGCTACCGCGAAGACCTGGAGCGCTACAAGCAGGCCCAGCAGGAAATAGAGGCGCTCGAGATCCGTCTGCATCGCTTACGCACCGAGCAAGGCGAACTGGAGCACAAATTGACCGCGCTCCAGGCCCGCAAAGCTGAACTCGAGCAAGCCCGGCAGAGCCTGAACCTGCGTCACCTGGAAGGGGCCTTACAAACGGCCCGGGGCCGTACCCGGGCCTTGTCAGAGGAAGAAACCCGGCTGATCGGGCGCACCAATGCGCTCTTGTCCGACCTCGAGGCCCTACACCTAATCCAGGCCCGCCGCGAGGCCACCATCGAGACCCTCCAGCAGGAGCTGGCCGAGCTACCCCCGGGGCCGGTGGAGGAGGGTTCCTCCCGCAGCCTGGCCCGGGCCCTTTCGGAAACCGAGGCAGCCCTGGAAGCCCTGGGCCCCATCAACCACCTGGCCGAACAAGAGTATGCCCTGCTGGCCGAGGACATCCAGAAGCTCGAGGTGGCCTTACAAGAGGCCGAAGCGGTGGTGCGGAAACTCGAGGCCGAACTCCAGCTGGTACAGTCCGAGTACCGCGAGCGCATGCACCAGGTATACGATATATTCAAGGAAAAATTTGCCCACTACGCCAGCGCTTTGCTAGATGCCGAGGTAGAGCTAGCCCGCTCGAACCATGGCCTCGAGCTCGTGCTCAGGCCCGCCGGCAAGCGCACGGTGAACCTGAACCTGCTCTCCATGGGCGAGCGTACCATGGGTGCCCTGGCCTTTTTGTTTGCCCTCTCGGAAGTGGGGGAGGGCAGCGGCGGCCTGCCCATTGCTGTGTTGGACGAGGTAGATGCCCCGCTGGACGAAGCCAACATCCAGCGCTTCTGCCGCTTTTTGCGGCATTTCAAGGGCCAAACCCAGTTTATCCTGGTCACCCACCAAAAGCGCACCATGGAAGCCTGCGACGCGCTGTACGGCGTCACCACCGAGCGGGGCTTGAGCCGGGTCTACAGCATCAAGCAGGCCGAAGTCCCGGCTTAG
- the pdxS gene encoding pyridoxal 5'-phosphate synthase lyase subunit PdxS encodes MEKGTLRVKTGFAEMFKGGVIMDVVNAQQAEIAQEAGAVAVMALERVPADIRAQGGVARMSDPKLIKEIMSAVSIPVMAKCRIGHVVEAQILQALGVDFIDESEVLTPADESYHIDKHAFKVPFVCGATDIGEALRRIGEGAAMIRTKGEAGTGNVVEAVRHARSVLGSVRQIQALPREELMTYAKNHGAPYELVLWVHENGRLPVVNFAAGGVATPADAALMMQLGMDGVFVGSGIFKSGDPRKRAKAIVRAVTHYNNPEVLAEVSEDLGEAMVGINLDFLSEEEKLAKRGW; translated from the coding sequence ATGGAAAAAGGAACCTTGCGGGTCAAAACCGGGTTTGCAGAAATGTTCAAGGGCGGTGTGATCATGGACGTGGTCAACGCCCAGCAAGCCGAAATTGCCCAGGAGGCTGGGGCGGTAGCGGTAATGGCCCTCGAGCGCGTACCCGCCGATATACGTGCTCAAGGTGGGGTGGCCCGTATGTCCGACCCCAAGCTGATCAAAGAGATCATGTCGGCGGTCTCGATTCCGGTGATGGCCAAGTGTCGCATCGGACACGTCGTAGAAGCCCAGATTCTTCAGGCTTTGGGGGTAGATTTTATCGACGAGTCCGAGGTACTGACCCCCGCAGACGAGTCCTACCACATCGACAAGCACGCCTTCAAGGTGCCGTTTGTTTGCGGGGCTACCGATATTGGCGAGGCCTTGCGGCGCATTGGGGAAGGGGCGGCCATGATTCGCACCAAGGGTGAGGCCGGAACCGGTAATGTGGTGGAGGCGGTGCGGCACGCCCGCAGTGTCTTGGGCTCGGTTCGCCAGATTCAGGCCCTACCCCGCGAAGAGCTCATGACCTACGCCAAAAACCACGGGGCGCCCTACGAGCTGGTGCTCTGGGTGCACGAAAACGGCAGGCTACCGGTGGTCAATTTTGCCGCCGGAGGTGTGGCCACCCCGGCCGACGCTGCATTAATGATGCAACTGGGAATGGACGGGGTCTTTGTAGGCTCGGGTATCTTTAAGTCTGGCGACCCCCGCAAGCGGGCCAAGGCTATCGTGCGGGCGGTGACCCATTACAACAACCCCGAGGTGCTGGCTGAAGTCTCGGAAGACCTCGGCGAAGCCATGGTGGGCATCAACCTCGACTTCTTGTCTGAAGAAGAAAAGCTGGCCAAGCGCGGTTGGTAG
- a CDS encoding ATP-dependent Clp protease proteolytic subunit, which produces MEIFFQLFWLFFILSSLSPYFNQQMLLAARARRITDLERKRKSRVITLIHRQEGFSFLGIPFARYIDIDDSEQVLRAIRMTDQSVPIDLILHTPGGLVLAAEQIAEALLKHPARVTVFVPHYAMSGGTLIALAADEIVMDPNAVLGPVDPQLGQYPAASILRVLEQKPIAEIDDQTLIMADVAQKALSQVKRTVSGLLAKHFDEQKREELAQLLSQGTWTHDYPISVEEARSMGLRVSTEMPLEVYELMGMYPQPRGGKPSVQYVPLPYGREVPGAGRR; this is translated from the coding sequence ATGGAAATCTTTTTTCAGTTGTTTTGGTTGTTTTTTATCCTCTCGAGCCTGAGCCCTTACTTCAACCAGCAGATGCTGCTGGCGGCCCGTGCGCGCCGGATTACCGACCTCGAGCGCAAACGCAAAAGCCGGGTAATCACCCTCATCCACCGACAGGAGGGGTTTTCTTTTCTGGGTATTCCCTTTGCCCGCTACATCGACATCGACGATTCGGAACAGGTTTTGCGGGCTATTCGCATGACCGATCAGAGTGTACCAATAGACCTTATCCTGCATACCCCGGGCGGGCTGGTGCTGGCCGCCGAGCAGATTGCCGAGGCCCTTTTGAAGCATCCGGCCAGGGTCACGGTGTTTGTGCCGCATTACGCCATGTCCGGCGGCACCTTGATTGCACTGGCTGCCGACGAGATCGTGATGGATCCCAACGCGGTGCTGGGGCCGGTAGACCCCCAGCTAGGACAGTACCCTGCGGCCTCTATTTTGCGGGTGCTGGAGCAGAAGCCCATAGCCGAGATCGACGACCAAACCCTCATAATGGCCGATGTGGCCCAAAAAGCCTTGAGCCAGGTCAAGCGCACCGTAAGCGGCTTGTTGGCCAAACACTTCGACGAGCAAAAACGCGAGGAACTAGCCCAACTCCTATCCCAGGGCACCTGGACGCACGACTACCCCATCAGCGTGGAGGAGGCCCGCAGCATGGGTCTTCGGGTGAGCACCGAGATGCCCCTCGAGGTCTACGAGCTTATGGGCATGTACCCCCAGCCACGGGGAGGCAAACCCAGCGTCCAGTACGTACCGTTGCCCTACGGGCGGGAGGTGCCGGGCGCAGGGCGACGCTAA
- a CDS encoding Pycsar system effector family protein produces the protein MDKLEHAWKIRDSGYSNIQLADTKAGFITGLATLGIALLRDTSPDLPLWKIGLIILSGLLLLAAIISAVLSVRPRSTSDPDGTIFWGHIAAFKDFATYKRALEQSDSFDEVAQQAFELSRISKKKHALIAWATNFLVCGLIVLWLSLVVSKLVK, from the coding sequence ATGGACAAACTCGAGCACGCCTGGAAGATTCGGGATAGCGGGTACAGCAATATCCAGCTCGCCGATACCAAAGCGGGGTTCATCACCGGGTTAGCCACTTTAGGCATCGCGCTGCTGCGGGACACTTCCCCGGACCTTCCGCTGTGGAAAATCGGCCTGATCATCCTCTCTGGCCTGCTGCTGCTGGCCGCCATCATCTCTGCGGTGCTGAGCGTGCGCCCTCGCTCGACGAGCGACCCCGACGGCACGATCTTCTGGGGCCATATCGCCGCCTTCAAGGACTTCGCCACCTACAAGCGCGCCCTCGAGCAAAGCGATAGCTTCGACGAGGTAGCCCAGCAAGCCTTCGAACTCTCCCGCATCAGCAAGAAGAAGCACGCTCTGATTGCCTGGGCTACGAATTTTTTGGTTTGCGGGCTGATCGTCTTGTGGCTCAGCCTGGTGGTCTCCAAGCTCGTGAAGTAG
- the pdxT gene encoding pyridoxal 5'-phosphate synthase glutaminase subunit PdxT, which translates to MAIQGDFREHKQMLESLGVEALEVRLPKDLENLKGLIVPGGESTTIGMLAREYGLERAVRERVEEGSLAVWGTCAGAIWLAKEIPEYPDQPRLGVLNIAVQRNAYGRQVESFEEDLQILGLDQPFHAFFIRAPRILHVGEGVKTLARYKEEVVFVQSGKLWASTFHPELSQDTRVHELFVALANE; encoded by the coding sequence ATGGCGATTCAAGGGGATTTTCGTGAACACAAGCAGATGCTCGAATCCTTGGGGGTGGAGGCTCTGGAGGTGCGTCTACCCAAGGACTTGGAAAACCTCAAGGGGCTGATTGTACCGGGAGGTGAGTCTACTACCATAGGAATGCTGGCTCGAGAGTATGGCCTCGAGCGTGCGGTACGGGAGCGTGTAGAAGAGGGTTCATTGGCGGTATGGGGTACATGCGCAGGGGCTATCTGGCTGGCTAAGGAAATTCCAGAATATCCCGATCAGCCCCGCCTGGGGGTTTTAAACATCGCGGTGCAGCGCAATGCCTACGGGCGGCAGGTGGAGAGCTTTGAAGAGGATCTTCAGATATTGGGTCTAGATCAACCTTTTCATGCTTTTTTTATCCGAGCCCCACGCATTTTACATGTAGGCGAGGGTGTGAAAACATTGGCCCGTTATAAAGAAGAAGTTGTATTTGTACAGTCTGGCAAGTTGTGGGCCAGTACTTTTCATCCAGAGCTTAGCCAGGATACCCGGGTGCATGAATTGTTTGTGGCCCTGGCAAATGAATAA
- a CDS encoding GerMN domain-containing protein, giving the protein MRRMLSFTNLLGLAVLLLGVWALWALRGDTGSRSLNLPSDLENQGPRVLRLHFAKDTQDGLVVEERTVQIAEGEYVLGRVLEELVRGPQIPGAAPLVPAGTPAPTVFLRDNTALVDLPAAYGRLGYGTAGEMALIYGLANTLLEFKEVQQVKFLLEGQEALSLGHLSLLDPFRRPATMDGR; this is encoded by the coding sequence ATGAGACGGATGCTGAGCTTTACCAACCTGCTGGGGCTGGCAGTACTTCTGCTAGGGGTCTGGGCTTTGTGGGCGCTACGGGGGGATACCGGCTCGAGGTCGCTCAATCTGCCTTCCGACCTGGAAAACCAGGGGCCCCGCGTCCTCAGGCTGCACTTTGCCAAGGACACCCAGGACGGTCTGGTGGTAGAAGAACGCACGGTTCAGATTGCCGAGGGTGAGTATGTCCTGGGGCGGGTGCTGGAGGAGCTGGTGCGGGGGCCCCAGATTCCAGGGGCGGCGCCCCTGGTGCCGGCGGGTACCCCAGCTCCCACGGTTTTCTTGCGCGACAATACCGCTTTGGTAGACTTACCGGCAGCCTATGGACGACTGGGCTACGGCACGGCAGGGGAGATGGCCTTGATTTACGGCCTCGCCAATACCCTGCTGGAGTTCAAGGAGGTGCAGCAGGTCAAGTTTTTGCTGGAGGGCCAGGAGGCCCTAAGCCTGGGGCACCTATCGCTGCTGGATCCGTTTAGGCGACCGGCGACGATGGATGGTCGATAG
- the smpB gene encoding SsrA-binding protein SmpB has translation MAGLENRKARHDYEILETFEAGLVLKGTEVKSIRAAQVDFTGSFARFENGELYLENLYIAPYEKGGYTNHDPRRLRKLLLHRHELNKLKARVEQKGLTLVPLKIYFNERGKAKLLLALARGKRDYQKKADDKKQAIRRELQNW, from the coding sequence ATGGCCGGACTCGAGAACCGTAAAGCCCGCCACGACTACGAAATCCTGGAGACTTTCGAGGCTGGCTTGGTACTCAAAGGTACCGAGGTTAAGTCTATCCGAGCGGCCCAGGTAGACTTTACCGGCAGCTTTGCCCGGTTTGAAAATGGCGAATTGTATTTGGAAAACCTCTACATCGCTCCCTACGAAAAAGGCGGCTACACCAACCACGATCCCCGCCGGCTACGCAAGCTTTTGCTTCACCGCCACGAGCTAAATAAACTTAAAGCGCGGGTAGAGCAGAAGGGCCTCACCCTGGTGCCGCTGAAAATTTATTTCAACGAACGGGGCAAGGCCAAGCTGTTGCTGGCTCTGGCTCGTGGTAAGCGTGACTATCAAAAGAAAGCCGACGATAAGAAACAGGCCATTCGGCGCGAACTGCAAAACTGGTAG
- a CDS encoding cation:proton antiporter, giving the protein MHESVAAFAIATLLLGLGALLVHRWHFPPLAAYLLLGLLLGGLLDVESLEPLPSLGLLLLLFSVGLEFGPDRLQQMSGRVLRAGGWDALALPIGALLGLALGLDWKGALLLGGVMYVSSSAVIVKLILDLRRAANPESEVVLGVLVFEDLLITLVLVAVQGGTGSSYLAVAALVGVFWLLLRLGGTWLSQQTQRLSDELVLLLGAALVSGTAVMLHAVGASEAVAAFMCGVLAAGLGLRERLEHLFGSVRDLGVALFFLTVGAKALGLLGALGPVAVGLSTLALLIKLPLNFKGGQVAGLSVRRSYFAAAYLVPRGEFNLILGALAMQQGYPLVGQVAVLLVLVSIPLGSVLMRFAPSWYDRRRR; this is encoded by the coding sequence ATGCACGAGTCCGTTGCCGCTTTTGCTATCGCCACCTTGCTGCTGGGTTTAGGGGCTTTGCTGGTGCACCGCTGGCACTTCCCGCCCCTGGCAGCCTACCTTTTGCTAGGACTTTTGCTGGGTGGGCTATTAGACGTCGAGAGCCTCGAGCCCCTCCCCTCCTTGGGTCTGCTGTTGCTTTTATTCTCGGTAGGGCTCGAGTTCGGCCCCGACCGCTTGCAGCAAATGTCGGGCCGGGTTTTGCGGGCCGGGGGCTGGGATGCGCTGGCTCTCCCCATCGGGGCTTTGCTGGGGCTTGCGCTAGGGCTGGACTGGAAAGGCGCCTTGCTTTTGGGCGGGGTGATGTACGTCTCCTCGAGCGCGGTGATCGTCAAGCTGATTCTGGATCTGCGCCGGGCCGCCAACCCCGAGAGCGAGGTGGTGCTAGGGGTTCTGGTCTTTGAAGACCTCCTGATTACGCTGGTGCTGGTTGCAGTACAAGGGGGCACGGGTTCTAGCTATCTAGCGGTAGCGGCTTTGGTAGGGGTTTTCTGGTTGTTGTTGCGTCTGGGAGGCACCTGGCTTAGCCAACAGACCCAACGCCTCTCCGACGAGCTGGTACTGCTGCTCGGCGCTGCATTGGTTAGCGGCACTGCGGTCATGCTGCATGCCGTGGGGGCCTCGGAAGCGGTAGCGGCCTTTATGTGCGGTGTGCTGGCAGCAGGGTTGGGCTTGCGCGAGCGCTTGGAGCACCTGTTTGGCTCGGTGCGCGATCTGGGAGTGGCGCTATTTTTCCTTACCGTAGGCGCCAAGGCGCTGGGGCTGCTAGGTGCGCTGGGCCCTGTGGCAGTAGGACTTAGCACCCTGGCTTTACTGATCAAACTACCGCTTAACTTCAAAGGGGGCCAGGTGGCCGGGCTCTCGGTACGACGAAGCTACTTTGCGGCGGCCTATCTGGTACCTCGAGGGGAGTTCAACCTGATTCTGGGAGCCCTGGCCATGCAACAGGGCTATCCCCTGGTGGGGCAGGTTGCGGTACTTTTGGTGCTTGTTTCCATTCCGCTGGGCAGCGTGCTGATGCGTTTCGCGCCTTCCTGGTACGATAGGCGCAGAAGATGA
- a CDS encoding N-acetylmuramoyl-L-alanine amidase, whose translation MRRILTVFLALLGLGWAQYENRLLVGFQESQAIYPGGGTVAFGPAKFIAEALGLGYLEASGKLYLSLGSRVAAFSISSQGADAVRFLNAYRYQDSLWVPVRELARNLDLYYRNDYGAPVLALRPARLLEVERAMAGSSERYVLRFDRDVQVRLLANNPPRLALIGVREVPDTPPNSAISFSQEAWGSEIYLPQGGDPPRLLFLPQQVVVERGGRSRLPRVVLDAGHGGADTGVVVGGLREKDLVLSVGQRLQKLLQGRLEVVLTRNADRAVPLLGRAQYATSAQVFISLHAAPGSRVTVFSHPEIQTLRLLEKGRELWARTPASQRAVLERYVAAPGSAARFAQKVSEGFAAAGIVATTSQDAMYVLSMAGGAAILVEAGFEQLRTPQGRDRVAEVLAKAIFSYLGLSEGTRP comes from the coding sequence ATGCGGCGCATATTGACGGTTTTTTTGGCATTGCTTGGCCTTGGTTGGGCCCAGTACGAGAACCGCTTGCTGGTGGGCTTTCAAGAAAGCCAGGCCATTTATCCCGGCGGGGGCACGGTGGCCTTTGGGCCGGCCAAGTTCATCGCCGAAGCTCTAGGATTGGGCTACCTCGAGGCCTCCGGCAAGCTGTATTTGAGCTTGGGTAGCCGGGTGGCGGCTTTTAGCATTAGCAGCCAGGGCGCCGATGCGGTTCGTTTCTTGAATGCCTACCGCTACCAAGACAGCCTCTGGGTACCGGTACGCGAGCTGGCCCGAAACCTCGACCTGTACTACCGCAACGACTACGGCGCGCCGGTGCTGGCCCTGCGTCCGGCCCGACTACTGGAAGTAGAGCGGGCCATGGCGGGCTCGAGCGAACGCTACGTACTGCGCTTCGACCGCGACGTGCAGGTACGGCTGCTGGCCAACAACCCCCCCCGCCTGGCCCTGATCGGGGTGCGCGAGGTGCCAGATACGCCACCCAACTCGGCCATCAGCTTTAGCCAGGAAGCCTGGGGCAGCGAAATCTACCTGCCCCAAGGCGGCGACCCTCCGCGCCTGTTGTTTTTGCCCCAGCAGGTCGTTGTAGAGCGGGGGGGGCGCAGCCGGCTGCCGCGGGTGGTTTTGGATGCCGGTCATGGGGGCGCCGATACCGGGGTGGTGGTGGGCGGCCTGCGGGAAAAAGACCTGGTATTGAGCGTGGGCCAGCGCTTGCAGAAGTTGCTCCAGGGTAGGCTCGAGGTTGTCCTGACCCGCAACGCCGACCGGGCCGTGCCGCTTCTGGGCAGGGCCCAGTATGCCACCTCGGCCCAGGTGTTTATTAGTCTGCACGCTGCACCGGGCAGCCGGGTCACGGTCTTTAGCCACCCCGAGATTCAGACCTTGCGCTTGTTGGAAAAAGGCCGTGAACTCTGGGCTCGTACCCCCGCCAGCCAGCGGGCGGTGCTCGAGCGCTATGTGGCCGCGCCCGGCTCGGCGGCACGGTTTGCCCAAAAGGTGTCGGAGGGCTTTGCCGCTGCCGGGATTGTGGCCACCACCAGCCAGGACGCCATGTACGTGCTCTCGATGGCCGGCGGGGCAGCCATTTTGGTAGAAGCGGGCTTCGAGCAGCTTCGCACCCCCCAGGGACGCGATCGGGTGGCCGAGGTATTGGCAAAGGCCATTTTTTCCTATCTGGGTCTGAGCGAAGGGACTAGGCCATGA
- a CDS encoding Pycsar system effector family protein produces the protein MDKTDHTWQIRDAVDGDIQFADTKAGFIIGLALLGVALLGELPPSPPPWKSALVAVAGLLFSGAIVASILCVRPRAARTFGGTLFWGHIAAHGDFATYKQALEQSDALEEVARQAYEMARIARRKYLFIAYATDFLLGGLILLGVSL, from the coding sequence ATGGATAAAACCGATCATACTTGGCAGATCAGGGATGCCGTCGACGGCGACATCCAGTTCGCCGACACCAAGGCGGGATTCATCATTGGGCTGGCGCTTTTGGGGGTTGCCCTTCTAGGTGAGTTGCCCCCGAGCCCGCCCCCCTGGAAAAGCGCTCTGGTAGCCGTGGCCGGGCTTTTATTTTCGGGCGCGATCGTTGCCTCGATTCTGTGCGTGCGGCCTCGAGCTGCCCGCACCTTTGGGGGCACCCTATTCTGGGGTCACATCGCTGCCCACGGGGATTTCGCCACGTACAAGCAGGCCCTCGAGCAAAGCGACGCCCTCGAGGAGGTTGCCCGGCAAGCCTACGAGATGGCGCGAATCGCCAGGAGAAAGTACCTGTTCATTGCTTATGCAACCGATTTCTTGCTGGGGGGGCTGATTCTGCTTGGGGTCAGCCTCTGA